A single genomic interval of Vulpes vulpes isolate BD-2025 chromosome 3, VulVul3, whole genome shotgun sequence harbors:
- the LOC112918274 gene encoding glutathione S-transferase Mu 1-like has product MVMIFGYWDIRGLAHAVRLLLEYTDSHYEEKTYTMGDAPDYDRSQWLDEKFKLGLDFPNLPYLIDGAHKITQSNAILRYIARKHNLCGETEEEKIRVDILENEVMDTRKYFARICYSPDFEKLKPEYVKAIPDKMKLYSQFLGKRPWFAGEKLTYVDFLVYDILDLHRIFEPTSLDTFPNLKEFMARFEGLKNIPAYMKSSRFVPGPLFLKTAMWGNK; this is encoded by the exons ATGGTCATGATCTTCGGTTACTGGGACATTCGCGGG CTGGCGCACGCCGTCCGCCTGCTCCTGGAGTACACGGACTCGCACTACGAGGAGAAGACGTACACGATGGGGGACG CTCCCGACTATGACAGAAGCCAGTGGCTGGATGAAAAATTCAAGCTGGGTCTGGACTTCCCCAAT CTGCCCTACTTAATTGATGGGGCTCACAAGATCACCCAGAGCAACGCCATCCTTCGCTACATTGCTCGCAAACACAACCTCT GTGGGGAGACGGAAGAGGAGAAGATTCGTGTGGACATTTTGGAGAATGAGGTTATGGACACCCGCAAATACTTTGCCAGGATCTGCTACAGCCCTGACTTT GAGAAACTGAAGCCTGAGTACGTGAAGGCAATCCCTGACAAGATGAAGCTCTACTCACAGTTTCTGGGGAAGAGGCCTTGGTTTGCAGGGGAGAAG CTCACCTACGTGGATTTCCTGGTTTACGACATCCTTGACCTGCACCGCATATTTGAGCCCACTTCCCTGGACACGTTCCCGAACCTGAAGGAGTTCATGGCTCGCTTTGAG GGCTTGAAGAACATACCTGCCTACATGAAGTCCAGCCGCTTCGTCCCAGGCCCTCTGTTTCTAAAGACTGCCATGTGGGGCAACAAGTAG